AAGGGCGGGGCGACCGCAATTCGAACACGCAACGGAAGTAACCGGCTTCACCTTGCGGTGCGTCCGGCGCTTATCCCGCCGTGTCCGGGAAATCCTCCTCTTTGGCAGTGCCATCTCTCATACCTCCATTCATTACATAACATATCGGGAGAATCCGTCTATTCCCCTTGCATCCGTTTTTTCAATTCTTCCAGTTTCTCAAAAGGTGAGCCCGCGGAACGATCGTGGCAATCACATCCGCTGATGTTCAGGTTCGTCCCGCAGAAAGAGCACAACCCCTTGCAATCTTCACGGCAAACGGCCTTGATGGGAAGATTCACCAGGAGCAGGTCCCTTATCTCCTGCAGCAGATCAATTGTATCCCCGACATAATAATCGATATTCGACTCCGGCTCGATTGTGCCGTTCTCTTCATCCGGAAGCTTCTCCCTTGGCACGTACATGACGTTTACCTCAAGGTCGATCGGGATGCTCATTTTCTCAAGACACCGGCTGCAATCGGCTTCAACGGCCCCCTGCAGCCTGCCTTCGACATAAACATCGTCCTCGGTCTTCACGGCATGCCCCGTAAAAGCCAGCGGTTCATTTAATCGATAATTCGGCAAGTCCAATCCGATTTCAGAAGGATCGATCAAACCCTCCAAATCGAGACCTGCCTCGGGAATAGTATCAATTCGGAGTTTCATCTTAAATATACCCCTTGCTACAACGTAACTTCGGCGAGAATCAATAGGCGTCGCGGACAGCCTCACGGATGAGGCGGCCCCTAAATGCGACAAAGGAGCAGGAGGCGATATTCCCGCCAATATGACCCAGAAGTATCCCCCGCTGCTCCCTCAAAGCACATGGAGCGACCGCGCAAATCGGCCCCCGTACATATTCGGATCGTTCCGCCGAAGCCGAGGTATGCATTCCTTAATATGCGCCTCATGGTACCATTATTTGAACTTTTTTGTCAAGAGAGCCTGAAAGATTCTCCGGTTCCGCCGCCCGCCTTGGAAGCGGTTCTTTTTTGAGCGTTAACCGGCTTTTTCAACCTCCAATCAATTATAGCATCGTTTCGCTTCTGCCAGTGATGTTCTGATCCCCAAGAAACGCCCGCCATCGATTCTCTCTGCATCAACAGCGGCAATAAGGGCCTCTTACCGAATCCGCTCCGATCTGGATCGGCATTGACAAACTACGTTCTTTTTTGTATACTAGCGCCACATTAGGTATTCCCACCTTGTTTTTCTTTGCCCCAAGTATGTGTGAGGAGGAGAGGTTATGGTTGGAGATGTTGTGGCAATGTTGGAAAAAGGCGTATATGTTACGCTTGGGACCGGCGTGCTTGCGCTCCTGTTTGTCGGGTATCTGGCCAGCTCGACTATGAAGCTGGATGCCGGCAATGAGAAGATGCGCAAGATTTCGTCAATGGTCCAGGCGGGCGCACGAGCGTTCCTGAAGCGCGAGTATACGTACGTATTCTCTTTCGTGATCGTGATCGCGCTGCTCATCTGGTGGGCGCCGTTCATATGGCAGCGCGTGGTTCCCGACAGGCCGCCAATTGATTTAGGATGGAGAACGTCGGTCTGTTTCGTGTGCGGAGCATTGATGTCGGCGCTCGCAGGATATATCGGCATGAGCATAGCCACTCGCTCAAATTCCAGGACCACCGAAGCCGCTCGGACATCGGGCGTTAACGGCGCACTCAACGTCGCCGTCTCCGGCGGAGCGGTTATGGGCATGAGCGTGGTCGGCCTGGCGCTCTCGGGCCTGTGCATCGTATATCTGATATTCCGCGATCCCATAGCCGTAAACGGATATGCCATGGGCGCAAGCCTTGTCGCGCTGTTCGCGCGCTCGGGCGGCGGCATCTTCACAAAAGGCGCCGACATGGGCGCCGACCTGGTGGGAAAAGTGGAAGCGGGAATCCCGGAAGACGACCCCCGCAATCCAGCGGTTATAGCCGATAACGTAGGCGACAATGTGGGTGATGTGGCAGGCCTCGGCGCAGACCTTCTGGAAAGTTATGTCGAAGCGATCATCGCCAGTATCGCTATTGCCTTCTCGCTTGCCATTGCCGGCCTTATCACGCAAGATACTCTCGTTCGGCTGCAGTTGATCCCGTTCCTGATCGCCGCCGCCGGTATCATCGCTTCGATTATCGGCGTGATGTATGTGAAGGTGAGCGGCGGCAAAAACGCCCAGTCGGCTTTGTTGATGGGCACGTACGTTGCCGCCGGCCTTACGATAATCTTGAGTTTCTTCATCATCAGGCAATTTGGCGCCCCGTTCCAGGGCGTTTTCGGCACCTACTCGAAGATGGGGCCGTTCTGGGCGACCTTGACCGGCATCATCTCCGGAATCATTGTCGGGTTCACCAGCGAGTACTTTACTTCCGGCCACTATCGACCGGTGAAGAATCTGGCTGAGTCGTCGCAAAGCGGCCCCGCCATCACCGTCACCGGCGGCATGGCGGTCGGCATGATGAGCACCACCATTCCGGTCATCGTCCTGGCTGCTGCGGTCATGGTCTCCTATCACGTGTCCGGCATGTACGGCGTCGCGCTCGCCTCACTCGGAATGCTGGCGACCACCGGCATGATCGTGTCGGTTGACAGCTACGGCCCCGTGGCCGATAACGCCGGCGGAATCGCGGAAATGGCCGGACTCGACAAGAGCGTTCGCGAAATCACCGACAATCTCGATGCCGTCGGCAACACCACGGCCGCAATCGGAAAAGGATTCGCCATTGGCTCAGCCGCGTTCGCCGCGCTCAGTCTGGTGACCGCATTTATCAGTGCCGCAAAACTGCATGATGTTCAGTTGACGTCGCCCAACGTCATGGCCGGCCTGCTCATCGGCGGCATGCTGCCGTTCCTGTTCAGCTCGCTGCTGTTTGGTGCCGTCAGCAAATGCGCGTTCCAGATGATCGCCGAGGTCCGCCGTCAGTTCCGCGAAATCAAGGGACTGATGGAAGGCAAGGCCGATCCTGATCCCACAACTTGCGTAGATATCAGCACCCGCAGCGCCATAAGAGGCATGCTTCTGCCCGGCACGATTGCGATCCTTGCGCCCGTTGTCGCAGGTTTCGTTCTTGGCCCGGGCGGTCTGGCCGGAATGCTGATCGGCGCGCTTATAACCGGCGTCATGCTCGGCATCCAAATGGCCAATAGTGGCGGCGCAATGGATAATGCCAAGAAGTACATTGAAAAGGGCAACTTCGGCGGGAAGGGCTCGGATGCCCATAAGGCGGCCGTCGTCGGCGATACCGTCGGCGACCCGCTGAAAGACACCGTCGGCCCATCCATCAACATCCTGATCAAGTTGATGGCGGTAATCGCACTGGTGCTCGCGCCCCTCTTCATGGTGGTAGGATAGCAGCGCCATTTTTATCCGGGGGAGGTTCTTCCTGGAAAGGGAAAATCTTCTCCATCGCAGCGAAAGTACATCCACGGCGGGAGATAAACCGTCTTCCGCCGTGGAATTGCATTACCCGCTTGCCATGCTGTATCGTCTATGATACAATACGGTGCGGATATCTATGTTTTGTACCGGAGGTGAGACTGTTTGAAAAAATACGAGACGATCTTCATTATCCGGCCGGACGCATCGGAAGAAACGATTGCGGCGGCCATCGAGAAAGCACAGGAACAGGTGACCCGAAATGAGGGCATCATCCTGGGTCTGGAAAATTGGGGGCGCAAGAAGCTGGCTTACGAGATTGACCGCTTCACCGAAGGCATTTTCGTAAAAATGGATTTCGAGGCACCCGGCGACGTGATCGCCAAGATTTCCCGGCACTTCATGCTGAGCGAGGAAGTGATCCGGCACCAGACGATACGGCAGCAGGAGCGGAAAACAACCGCAGGCTAAGAGGGGATTGAAATCATGTCACAGCTCAGCATGATCGAACTGAACAAGGTCTTTCTTGCAGGAAGGCTCACCCAGGACCCCGAGCTTCGCTACATACCCTCCGGCGTCGCAGTCTCGACGTTGCGTATGGCCGTAAATACCACCTTCTTCCCGCGCGACGGAGAGAAAAAGGAAGAGGTTCTCTATATCGATGTCATCGTATGGCGCAAGCAGGCTGAGGCCGCCGTGCAGTATCTGCATAAGGGCTCTCCCGTCTTTGTCGAAGGACGCCTGCAAAGCCGCCGCTGGGAGACTCAGGACGGCCAGAAGCGCACATCAATCGAGGTACAGGCCGACAGAGTTCAATATATGGAATGGGCCGGTGAAAAATCGCGTCCGCAGGAAGGCGCAGGATCGCAGCAAGCCTCTCCGGATCAGAACGATGATATCCCCTTTTGATTGTTGAGCTGAGCAAATTTACCAGCATATTCAGGAAGGAAAAGCATGGCAAAACCAAGAACATTCGGGCGCAGGAAGGTATGCCGCTTCTGCGTCGATAAAGTCCCCGCCGCGGATATCGATTATAAGGATGTCCAGAGGCTGAAACATTACACAACCGAGCGAGGAAAAATCATTCCCCGCAGGATTTCGGGGAATTGCGCGAGACATCAGCGTGCCGTCACCGAGGCTGTCAAGCGCGCCCGTGCGGCAGCCCTTATGCCCTTCACCGCGGATTAATACCTCTGCAGCCCGCCTTACAGGTCAAATCCGCCGGAGAACAAGCCCCGCAACATTATGGGGCCGCCGGAAACGCCGCCGAAAGCGTTTTCGGACAGGACGCGCCGATGATGTCAATAAGGCAAGAGGGATTTGGCCCGCCGATCAATACGGAATAGTGGAAGGAACAGGAATGAAAGTAATATTGAGAGAAGACGTTCAACAACTGGGCAAAGCCGGTGACGTCGTGGAAGTCAAGGACGGATACGCACGGAATTATCTGATTGCCCGCAGCCTGGCTGTGCGCGCCGACACCGGTCAGATGAAACATCTCGAGCACGAAAGAAAACTGCTCAAGGACAAAAAGGAAAAGACGCTGAAACAGGCAAGAGACCTCGCCGATAAAATCAGCAAAACCTCGTGCACCATTGCGGTCCAGGTCGGCGAGGAAGATAAGATGTACGGATCGGTCACCTCGATGGATATCGCAAAATCGCTTGTAAAGGAAGGAATAGAAATCGATAAGAAGGATATTCACCTGGACGAGCCTATCCGTTCGCTTGGCGTCTTCACCGTGCCCATCAGGTTGGCCTCCGAAGTGGAAGCGAAATTGAAAATCTGGATCGTCAAGGAATGAGACGAGCTCCAGAAAGTAATTTAAATCCGGCACGTATTTATAGACACCGGTAGTCGGGCATGAAAGAAACCGCTGCTCCCCCTGCACGTGTGCCTCCCCATAATCGAGAGGCCGAGCAATGCGTGCTGGGGGCGATGCTTTTTGATGACCGCGCCGTCGGACAGGCGGTCGAAAAACTGCGCGATCTGCATTTCTATGATGAAGCGCACCGCCGCGTCTTCCGCACCATCTGCGAACTTTACAACAACAACTCCCCCATCGATCTGATCAGCATTTCCGAAAAACTGCGCACGGCCGGAGAATTGGAATCGGTCGGCGGCGGAACCTATCTTGCCCAATTGCTCGATATGGTGCCCACCGTCGCCCACCTGGACTACTACATGCAGATCGTGCGAGAAAAGGCCTGGCTCAGGGAACTGCTGACTGCTACAGCCGAAACCATGTCGGAGGCATACACCGAAGGCATGGAGGTCGAAATCATCCTCGACCGCGCGGAAAAGAGAATCTTCGAGATCGTCGAAAAACGGGTTACGTCCTCAGTTGCGCCCATCGGCGAATTGGTGCATCCTGTCTTTAAATGGGTCGACGACCTCTACAATAACCGGCGAGAGGTAACGGGAATCCCAACCGGCTATGGTGATTTGGACAGGCTGCTCTCCGGACTGCAAAACTCCGATCTTATTATCATTGCCGGCAGGCCGTCGATGGGCAAAACCAGCTTCGCGATCAACATAGCGCAACACGTGGCGATAAAAGAGAGAAAGTCGGTGGCCATATTCAGCCTGGAGATGGCAAAACCGCAACTCGTGCTGCGCATGCTGTGCTCCCAAGTTCGCTCGAAAGAGTTGAACCTGAGAAGCTTGCAGACCGGCTATTTTGATGCAAAGCAGTATCCGAAATTGACAGACGCAGCGGGATACCTCGCACAATCCAGCATCTTCATCGATGATTCTCCCTCGATTTCCGCAATGGAGATACGGGCAAAGGCAAGAATGCTGAAGGCGAAAAACAAACTCGATCTGATCGTCATCGATTACTTGCAGTTGATGGAGGAGGCCGGCAGGCGTCCGGAAAGCCGCCAGCAGGAAATAGCGATGATCTCGCGACACCTGAAGGCGCTTGCGCGCGAGCTCGAGGTGCCGGTTATCGCTCTCTCGCAGCTCAGCCGGGCGGTCGAGCGGCGCGAGGAAAACCGGCCGCAGCTTGCCGATCTAAGAGAATCGGGCGCGATCGAGCAGGATGCGGATGTCGTGTTGATGCTCTTCAGGGAAGAATATTATGCGCGCCTGCAGAACCCGAACAAAGAAATTTCAGAAAACCTTCTGAACAAGGCCGAGGTCATCGTGGCAAAACAACGCAACGGCCCCACCGGCATCATCGAGCTCAATTTCTTCGGGGATCAGGTGCGCTTTGAAAACCGCGTAAAGCAGGCGGAACCGTTCTAATCACAAACGACAATTACCAATCAATCAAGGAGAACATAGTATGTTTACCGGCTCAATGGTCGCTCTCGTTACTCCCTTCAAGAAGGGAAAAATCGATGAAGCAAAGATCCCGGAACTCGTGGAATATCAAATAAGCAAAGGCACCGATGTCATTTGCCCCTGTGGCTGCACGGGAGAGGCAGCCACCCTGAACCATGACGAACAGGTGTACATAATTGAAATCACGGTCGAGGCAGTCAACCGGCGGGCGAAAGTGATAGCCGGCACCGGCTCGAACAGCACCGAAGAAGCGATTATCCTCACCCGCCGCGCGAAGCAGGCGGGCGCTGATGGCGCCCTAATGATCACGCCGTACTACAACAAGCCCACCCAGCGCGGGCTCATGCTGCACTATGAGAAAGTCGCAGCCGAAGTGGATATTCCGATAATGCTCTATAACGTGCCGGGCAGAACCGGCGTCAATATGACGCCCGAAACTGTCGCCGAACTCTCCGAAATCGAGAACATCGTTGCCATCAAAGAAGCAAGCGGAAACGTGGACCAGGTAAGCGCGATCCTCAGCATGTGTGATATCACGGTCCTCTCGGGCGATGATTCGCTCACGCTTCCCATGCTCGCCGTCGGCGCCAAAGGCGTGGTGAGCGTCGCCGCAAATGTCGCTCCCGCCGAGGTGGCTGCACTCATCGATAGTTTCAATAGTTGCAACATGGAGGAAGCGCGGCAGATCCACTATCAACTGCTTCCCTTGTTCAAGGTGCTCTTCTGCGAGACGAACCCGATCCCGGTCAAGCGCGCCCTGAATATGATGGGCCTGATCGAGAACGAACTTCGCTCTCCCTTGTTCCCGCTCTCGCCTGAGAATGAGCCGAAACTGCGAAAGGTCCTCGAGGAATTGAACCTGCTGGAACTGGTATAACCGGAGGTGCGGACGTGGCGGTCAGAATAGGGATGTTCGGAGCGATGGGACGCATGGGTCGGCGCATCATCGAGCTCGCGGGCACTGACAAGGATTTGGTCGTGACGGCCGGTATCGAGTACCCGGGACATCCCGCGGTTGGCCAGCCGCTCGGAACCCTTTTCGGCAATGCAAACCTCCAGGGCAAACTGGCGGGAACTCTTCATAAAGTTATCAACGATATCGATTGCATCATCGCGTTCGCGACGCCTGAGGCCACGCTCGATTGCATCCGCGACGCACATGCCGACCGTAAACCGATGGTCGTCGGCACCACCGGGTTTACGCCCGAGCAGATTGAAGAAATCAAGCGGTTGAGCCAGCACATCCCGTGCGTCATGTCCGCCAATATGAGCATCGGCATCAATATCCTCCTATCACTGTCCGCACAAGTCGCCAGGGTCCTCCACGATGATTTCGACATCGAGATCGTTGAGGCCCATCATAATCAGAAGAAGGACGCCCCCAGCGGGACTGCGATCATGCTGGCTGAGGCGATCGCAAAAACAACGAACAGGACTCTCAGCGCCAATGCCGCATATGGAAGGTACGGAATAACCGGCCCCCGCCGCGCCAAAGAAATCGGCATCCACGCCGTCCGCGGCGGCGATATTGTCGGCGACCACACCATTCTCTTCGCCGGACAGGGCGAGCGCATCGAGATTACTCACCGGGCTCACAGCCGGGACAACTTTGCGCGCGGCGCATTGCTCGCGGCCAAATTTGTCGTGCGCCAGCCAGCCGGGCTGTACACGATGCAGGACGTCCTGAAGCTTTCTTGAAGAGGCTCCCGGCGCGCCGAGCTTGTTTGCTGATCAGCGTGTCGAGGTTCGACAGATCATCAGACGTTGAACAAGGCGAATCGAGCAGTTTTTGTTTCACAAAAATGGTTTCATCAGCGGCCCTCTCTTTGAAAGACTCCTCTTTCCGGCAGCGTTTCCCCCCGCGCTCCTCACCGCTGACCAGTAGCCCCGTAAAAAGATTGGAAGGAACATGAAAACTTCATCAACATCCAATTGGCAGATACTGAGCGCGAGCTTCCTGTGCATGAGTGTAGCGGCGGGAATAGGCTGGTTTGTCTTCCCCGTGTATATGACCACGATCGAGGAGGAACTCGGCACCAGCCGGGCGCTGATTTCTCTGGCGGTTGTGCTCTGGGCGATGGTGGGCGCAGCTTTTTCGCCGGTCGCAGGCGGCTGGATCGACAAGTATGGTGCGCGAAGAGTCATCGTGGCGGGAACCCTGGTGCAGATAGCCGGCACCCTCTTACTGGCTCGGATCACGTCTCTCTGGCAGCTTTATGTTCTCTTTATCGTGGCTGCTCTCGCAAGTACGGCGAACACCACAATCCCCGTCTCAATTGTCATTTCCCGGCGCTTCGATAGCAATCGGGGAACAGCCATGGGGATCGCCATGCTCGGAATGGGAGTGGGTGGATTGGTAATGCCGATCATAGCCAATGTCTTCCTGGAAGGGTACGGCTGGAGGGGAGGCTACAACATTTTCGCCTTCATTCTAATGGGCCTGTTGGCGCCGATCTTCTTGTGGATGCGGCCCGGACAGGATGAGCGACTTGCAACCGACGGCGGATCCCCAATCGATACGCCTGCGGGCGGGACGACAAAGACTTTGCGAAGCCTGACCGCCGCCGAAGCCGTGCGAACGAGAACCTTCTGGTTTCTCGGCAGCGGCGATTTCCTCATCGGCATCACTTTCACTTCCGTCACCGTTCATATGGTCGCATTCTCCACCGCAGCCGGTATCTCGCAGGCGGCCGCCACGACAGCGTATGGCGTCTTTCTCGCCGTCAACAGCCTCGGTATCATTCTCTTCGGCACCGCCGCCGACAAGATCAAAATCAAATGGATGATGGTAATCGCATATGGAGCGGCGGCTGTCGCCTGGATATTCCTTTTTCGGTTGCCGGCGCTCGTGCCGCTGTACGTTTTCGCTATTATTTTCGGAGTGACGGGAGGCGGCAGGACGGCGCTATGGCCGCTCGCCCTCGGTCAATGTTTCGGCGTCGCGCATCTGGGGTCGGTTCTCGGCTGGTTGAATATTCCGTTTATGATCGGCAACGCAGTCGGCCCATATATGGCTGGATATATATTCGACGCCTCAAATAGCTATAGGCTGCTGTTCCTCTTTTGCATCGGGTTTTCTCTCGTTGCGGCGGTCTTCATCTCTCGGATGCGCGATGAGCGGATCCGGCAAGTCGAGCAGGCATACCTTGTGCCGGAATCTTCCAAATAGGGCGGGGCAGGATCAGCCAATCTTATACATGAGATAGTCCTTGTATCCGGAAACGATGCGAACATACCCGCTCAAGTCTTGATTCAGAGCTTCGTCTCCGGTATCTACCAATAAAGGCCTGCCGCCCAGAGAAATGACTTTTTCCTTCGGCGCGATGATAATGATGTTGTCCTTGCCGACTCGCCGAATTACCTCCGGGCTGAGCTGCTGGTTCCCGCGCCCGAACACATGTCCCTGGCCGCCGATGATCGTGACCACGATCTTCGCGGGATTCCCCTCCGTTATCTCGAGCAGCTGCTGCTCGTTCACATCGCTCAGAACGAGCTGTCGATTCCTGATGACATCAATTCCGAGCAGCGTGTTCTTCAGTCCCAGCCGCTCCATTACAGCCCGCGTCGTTGTGCCCGGCCCAATGATATAGAAGTCGTCGGCCGTCATTCCGGCGATCACCTCGGCCGCGATCCCTTGCAATGCCGCATTTTCAGAACGGATGCCGCCGGCCTTCATCCCCTGAACGAACCGGCGTTCATCGGGCACCAGCAGGTAGCCGTACAGTCTGGCCGAAACGGCGCCGTTTCTAAAAGCCTCTTCATCGATATCCATCACCTCGGCCTCGCGGATCGCCTTCACTTTGCCGGACAGGAACATGCCGGCGACCTGGCCGCAAAGTCGCGGCGTGACGGCGAAAACGGCGGAATGTA
Above is a window of Candidatus Abyssobacteria bacterium SURF_5 DNA encoding:
- a CDS encoding 50S ribosomal protein L32, with amino-acid sequence MALPKRRISRTRRDKRRTHRKVKPVTSVACSNCGRPALPHRVCPECGFYKGRQVVLTTEK
- a CDS encoding DUF177 domain-containing protein yields the protein MKLRIDTIPEAGLDLEGLIDPSEIGLDLPNYRLNEPLAFTGHAVKTEDDVYVEGRLQGAVEADCSRCLEKMSIPIDLEVNVMYVPREKLPDEENGTIEPESNIDYYVGDTIDLLQEIRDLLLVNLPIKAVCREDCKGLCSFCGTNLNISGCDCHDRSAGSPFEKLEELKKRMQGE
- a CDS encoding sodium-translocating pyrophosphatase, with translation MLEKGVYVTLGTGVLALLFVGYLASSTMKLDAGNEKMRKISSMVQAGARAFLKREYTYVFSFVIVIALLIWWAPFIWQRVVPDRPPIDLGWRTSVCFVCGALMSALAGYIGMSIATRSNSRTTEAARTSGVNGALNVAVSGGAVMGMSVVGLALSGLCIVYLIFRDPIAVNGYAMGASLVALFARSGGGIFTKGADMGADLVGKVEAGIPEDDPRNPAVIADNVGDNVGDVAGLGADLLESYVEAIIASIAIAFSLAIAGLITQDTLVRLQLIPFLIAAAGIIASIIGVMYVKVSGGKNAQSALLMGTYVAAGLTIILSFFIIRQFGAPFQGVFGTYSKMGPFWATLTGIISGIIVGFTSEYFTSGHYRPVKNLAESSQSGPAITVTGGMAVGMMSTTIPVIVLAAAVMVSYHVSGMYGVALASLGMLATTGMIVSVDSYGPVADNAGGIAEMAGLDKSVREITDNLDAVGNTTAAIGKGFAIGSAAFAALSLVTAFISAAKLHDVQLTSPNVMAGLLIGGMLPFLFSSLLFGAVSKCAFQMIAEVRRQFREIKGLMEGKADPDPTTCVDISTRSAIRGMLLPGTIAILAPVVAGFVLGPGGLAGMLIGALITGVMLGIQMANSGGAMDNAKKYIEKGNFGGKGSDAHKAAVVGDTVGDPLKDTVGPSINILIKLMAVIALVLAPLFMVVG
- the rpsF gene encoding 30S ribosomal protein S6: MKKYETIFIIRPDASEETIAAAIEKAQEQVTRNEGIILGLENWGRKKLAYEIDRFTEGIFVKMDFEAPGDVIAKISRHFMLSEEVIRHQTIRQQERKTTAG
- the ssb gene encoding single-stranded DNA-binding protein, with amino-acid sequence MIELNKVFLAGRLTQDPELRYIPSGVAVSTLRMAVNTTFFPRDGEKKEEVLYIDVIVWRKQAEAAVQYLHKGSPVFVEGRLQSRRWETQDGQKRTSIEVQADRVQYMEWAGEKSRPQEGAGSQQASPDQNDDIPF
- the rpsR gene encoding 30S ribosomal protein S18 is translated as MAKPRTFGRRKVCRFCVDKVPAADIDYKDVQRLKHYTTERGKIIPRRISGNCARHQRAVTEAVKRARAAALMPFTAD
- a CDS encoding 50S ribosomal protein L9, translating into MKVILREDVQQLGKAGDVVEVKDGYARNYLIARSLAVRADTGQMKHLEHERKLLKDKKEKTLKQARDLADKISKTSCTIAVQVGEEDKMYGSVTSMDIAKSLVKEGIEIDKKDIHLDEPIRSLGVFTVPIRLASEVEAKLKIWIVKE
- the dnaB gene encoding replicative DNA helicase, whose translation is MKETAAPPARVPPHNREAEQCVLGAMLFDDRAVGQAVEKLRDLHFYDEAHRRVFRTICELYNNNSPIDLISISEKLRTAGELESVGGGTYLAQLLDMVPTVAHLDYYMQIVREKAWLRELLTATAETMSEAYTEGMEVEIILDRAEKRIFEIVEKRVTSSVAPIGELVHPVFKWVDDLYNNRREVTGIPTGYGDLDRLLSGLQNSDLIIIAGRPSMGKTSFAINIAQHVAIKERKSVAIFSLEMAKPQLVLRMLCSQVRSKELNLRSLQTGYFDAKQYPKLTDAAGYLAQSSIFIDDSPSISAMEIRAKARMLKAKNKLDLIVIDYLQLMEEAGRRPESRQQEIAMISRHLKALARELEVPVIALSQLSRAVERREENRPQLADLRESGAIEQDADVVLMLFREEYYARLQNPNKEISENLLNKAEVIVAKQRNGPTGIIELNFFGDQVRFENRVKQAEPF
- a CDS encoding 4-hydroxy-tetrahydrodipicolinate synthase codes for the protein MFTGSMVALVTPFKKGKIDEAKIPELVEYQISKGTDVICPCGCTGEAATLNHDEQVYIIEITVEAVNRRAKVIAGTGSNSTEEAIILTRRAKQAGADGALMITPYYNKPTQRGLMLHYEKVAAEVDIPIMLYNVPGRTGVNMTPETVAELSEIENIVAIKEASGNVDQVSAILSMCDITVLSGDDSLTLPMLAVGAKGVVSVAANVAPAEVAALIDSFNSCNMEEARQIHYQLLPLFKVLFCETNPIPVKRALNMMGLIENELRSPLFPLSPENEPKLRKVLEELNLLELV
- a CDS encoding 4-hydroxy-tetrahydrodipicolinate reductase, whose product is MFGAMGRMGRRIIELAGTDKDLVVTAGIEYPGHPAVGQPLGTLFGNANLQGKLAGTLHKVINDIDCIIAFATPEATLDCIRDAHADRKPMVVGTTGFTPEQIEEIKRLSQHIPCVMSANMSIGINILLSLSAQVARVLHDDFDIEIVEAHHNQKKDAPSGTAIMLAEAIAKTTNRTLSANAAYGRYGITGPRRAKEIGIHAVRGGDIVGDHTILFAGQGERIEITHRAHSRDNFARGALLAAKFVVRQPAGLYTMQDVLKLS
- a CDS encoding MFS transporter translates to MKTSSTSNWQILSASFLCMSVAAGIGWFVFPVYMTTIEEELGTSRALISLAVVLWAMVGAAFSPVAGGWIDKYGARRVIVAGTLVQIAGTLLLARITSLWQLYVLFIVAALASTANTTIPVSIVISRRFDSNRGTAMGIAMLGMGVGGLVMPIIANVFLEGYGWRGGYNIFAFILMGLLAPIFLWMRPGQDERLATDGGSPIDTPAGGTTKTLRSLTAAEAVRTRTFWFLGSGDFLIGITFTSVTVHMVAFSTAAGISQAAATTAYGVFLAVNSLGIILFGTAADKIKIKWMMVIAYGAAAVAWIFLFRLPALVPLYVFAIIFGVTGGGRTALWPLALGQCFGVAHLGSVLGWLNIPFMIGNAVGPYMAGYIFDASNSYRLLFLFCIGFSLVAAVFISRMRDERIRQVEQAYLVPESSK
- a CDS encoding ATP-NAD kinase, which encodes MVKKVGLIVNPIAGMGGRVGLKGTDGSDILEQARRLGAQPEAPARAVEALRALVQSNIDVEILTYSDEMGEHECRRAGLRCTVAGRIRSGKTTADDTKQAAAAMAAAQVDLILFAGGDGTARNILDAIGQEALVLGIPAGVKIHSAVFAVTPRLCGQVAGMFLSGKVKAIREAEVMDIDEEAFRNGAVSARLYGYLLVPDERRFVQGMKAGGIRSENAALQGIAAEVIAGMTADDFYIIGPGTTTRAVMERLGLKNTLLGIDVIRNRQLVLSDVNEQQLLEITEGNPAKIVVTIIGGQGHVFGRGNQQLSPEVIRRVGKDNIIIIAPKEKVISLGGRPLLVDTGDEALNQDLSGYVRIVSGYKDYLMYKIG